gggacatggcTGAGTACCTGCAGCAGGTCTGGGGACActcggggacattggggacattgggaatgttggggacattggggacactcagggggactggggacattgggaatgttggggacattgggaggacattggggacattgggggtgtTGGGGTCATTGGGAGGACATTGGgatgttggggacattggggacatgggcagggacgTGGCCGAGTACCTGCAGCAGGTCTGGGGACActcggggacatcagggacattgggaatgttggggacattgggaggacattggggacattgggggtgctggggataTTGGCGGGGATTGGGGGGATTTGAGCtattggggacattgtgggtgttggggacattgggaatgtTGGGGTCATTGGGAGGacattgggacattggggacatgggcagggacgTGGCCGAGTACCTGCAGCAGGTCTGGGGACActcggggacattggggacacttagggggactggggacattgggaatgttggggacattgggaggaCATTGGGAGGACATTGGGAATgttggggacatgggcagggacatggcTGAGTACCTACAGCAGGTCTGGGGACActcggggacattggggacactcagggggaTTTGGGACTTTAAGGGGATTGAGGACATTGGGAATGTTGGGGACATTTAGGGgtgttggggacattgaggacattggggggattggggacttTGGGAGTGTTGGGGACATTTAGGGGTGTTGGGGATATTGGAGACATTGGGGGtgatggggacattgggaatgttggggacattgggacactggggacatcggCAGGGACGTGGCCGAGTACCTGCAGCAGGtatggggacactcagggacattggggacactcagggggactggggacatttgggggattggggacattgggaatgttgggaacactcggggacattgggaatgttggggacattggggacatgggcagggacatggcCGAGTACCTGCAGCAGgtatggggacattggggacatgggggacactcAGGGGGATTGGAGACattgggggtgttggggacattgggaggaCATTGGGaatgttggggacattggggacatgggcagggacgTGGCCGAGTACCTGCAGCAGGTCTGGGGACACTCGGGGACACTCAGGGGgactggggacatttggggttttgggggcactggggacactggggggattggggacattgggaggaCATTGggaggacattggggacactggggacatgggcagggacatggcCGAATACCTGCAGCAGGTCTGGGGACActcggggacactggggacactcagggggaCTGGGGACTttaggggattggggacattggggacattggggtgttggggacactggggacactggaggaACCCAGGAggactggggacactcaggggattggggacattggggacattggaggtgttggggacattgggggtgATGGTGACattgggggtgttggggacactcaggggattggggacattgggaggaCACTGGGGACTTTAAGGGGATTGAGGACattgggggtgttggggacgttggggacacttggggacattggggacatggggggtgTTGGGAtctggggacagcactgggtACATGGGCAGGGACGTGGCCGAgtacctgcagcagctctggggacactcggggacattggggacactcatggggggttggggacattgggggtgttgggggcATTGGGGGAATTGGGGCcattggggacacttgggggaATTGGGGCCAAGAAGGACATTGGGAGtgttggggacattgtggggactGGGGACGTTTGGTGGGGTTGGGCACATtggtgacattggggacatcggggacttTGTGGGACACTGGGGTTGTTGGGAATGtcggggacatttggggacactggggacactggggacctCAGgaacattggggacactggggacactcaggggacatTGGAGGGAttggggaccttggggacatcagggacttTGTGGGACATTGGGGTTGttggggaccttggggacactcaggggacatTGAGGttgttggggacattggggacttTGGTGACAGTGGCGCcatgggggacattggggaccttggggggacactcaggggacattggagggattggggacattggggacttTGTGGGACATGGGGGTTGttggggaccttggggacatggaggatgttgggatttggggacatttggagggattggggacattggggacactcaggaggtctggggacatgggagggacattggggacatgggagggacattggggacattggggacttTGTGGGacattggggtttttgggaatgTTGGGGATATTTGGGACATtggtgacattggggacattggtgACGTTGGTGACATTGGCACCATGGATGATGctggggaccttggggacactcaggggaccTTGGGGACTGTGTGGGACATTGAAGTTGTTGGGaatgttggggacattggggacctTGGAGGGATTGGGGACCTTGGGGACTTTGTGGGACATTGAGGTtgttggggacactggggacagtcaGGGGACATTGATTCctttggggagtttggggacTTTGTGGGACATTGGTGATGTGGGGACATTGGTGACCTtggtgacattggggacatcagggactttgtgggacattgggaatgttgggaatgtcggggacatttgggacattggggacctTGGTGACATCAGGAACCCTTTGGGCCATTGTGGGCGGTTTGGGGTGACCCTGGTGACCTTGGTGACATCACCGGTGTCACCgcactgtccctgccagcccggctgtgccctctgtCACCTCTCGCTGGCCGGGAACCACCTGAGGGACGGGGACATCGATGAGCTGGCACGGTGaggggacagcatggggacactgcggggacacactggggacagcctggggacattggggatgtcttggggacaccctggggacaccttgaggggacaccttggggacagcggggacaccctggggatatttgggacagcggggacaccttggggggacaccttggggacagtggggacaccctggggacaccttggggacacatttgggacattggggacaccctgaagacaccctggggacaccccagggacaacggagacaccttggggacagaggggacacctcggggacaccccagggacacattggggacaccttggggataccccagggacaccctggggggacattggggacacatttgggacagcggggacaccctggggacaccttggggacagcttggggacagtggggacaccctggggacaccccagggacacattggggacattggggacacactggggacagcggggacaccttggggacaccctggggacaccttggggaaacattggggacacattagggacagcggggacaccaaagggacaccttggggacattggggacaccttggggacaccttggggacaccttggggacaccttggggacaccctggggacaccctggggacaccctggggacgcattagggacagcagagacaccccagggacaccttggggacaccccagggacaccctggggggacattggggacacatttgggacagtggggacaccctggggacaccctggggacagcggggacaccTTGGGGGGACACCTTGGGGTCACCccggggacaccttggggacacccaagggacaccccagggacatTGGGGCCATTTAGGGTCATTTTGGTGCCACTTTGGGACCATTTGGTGACAAGTGGTGCCATTTTGGGGCCAATTTTCaccattttgggtcattttggggcaCTTTGGTCCCTTTTGGTGCCAATTTTTGGCGCCATTTTGAtgccaattttccccatttttccccattttctccccatttttcccccaatttcccccatttttctcccattttccccccattttgtTGCCAATTTTctcaattttcccaattttcccccattttggtgccattttcccccatttttccccattttgctgccattttctccccattttccccccaattacccccatttttctccccattttcccctttttttcccccattttgaTGCAAATtgtctccattttcccccattttccccatttccccccatttttcccccatttttctcccattttcccccatttttcccccattttgatgccaatttccccattttttcccagtttcccccattttccccccaatttcccccatttttctcccattttcccccatttttccccgaTTTTGTTGCCAATTTTctcaattttcccaattttcccccattttggtgccattttgttgccaatttccccttttttcccccgttttctccccatttttcttccattttcccccatttttccccaatttccccatttttcccccattttgatgccaattttcccccattttcccccattttcccccatttttccccccgtTTGATGccaattttctccattttcccccattttccccatttccccccattttccccccatttttcccccattttcccccattttgatgccattttccccattttggttccattttccccatttttctcccattttgcccattttttccccattttgccccattttttccccattttttctcccattttccccccattttgcCGCCATTTTGgttccattttcccccattttggtgccaaatttccccattttctccccatttttctcccatttttccccattttttccccttttttccccattttgccccattttttcctcattttttcccatttttccccattgcAGGGCCCTCCCCGCCTGCCCCTCGCTGCTCTCCCTGGATCTCTCGGCCAATCCCGGCCTCGCTTCCGGAACCTTCCgggagctcctgcaggggctgggccgGAGGGGGCCCCATTTTGAtgccaattttccccattttcccccatttttctcccattttccccctttattccccattttgccccattttttcctcattttttccccattttttgtcCCCCATTGCAGGGCCCTCCCCGCCTGCCCCTCGCTGCTCTCCCTGGATCTCTCGGCCAATCCCGGCCTCGCTTCCgggagctcctgcaggggctgggccgGAGGGGGCCTCATTTTGATGCCAATTTTcaccaatttcccccattttctccccatttttcccccattttctcccatttttcccccattttgttgccaattttcccaatttcccccatttttcccccattccaggGCCCTCCCCGCCTGCccgtccctgctctccctggatcTCTCGGCCAATCCCGGCCTCGCTTCCGGGAGCTCCTGCGGGGGCTGGGCCGGAGGGGGCCTCATTTTGAtgccaattttccccattttggtGCCacttttcccccaatttcccccattttccccccattttgttgccaattttcccaatttcccccatttttcccccatttcagGGCCCTCCCCGCCTGCCCCTCGCTGCTCTCCCTGGATCTCTCGGCCAATCCCGGCCTCGCTTCCGGAACCTTCCgggagctcctgcaggggctgggccggagggggcggggcctggagCGGCTCGGCCTGGCCGGTGAGGGGGGGGGGAGAAAAtaaatggggaaattgggggaaaaaacggggaatttgggcaaaaatggggatttattgggaaaaatggggattggggggaaaaatgggggaaatttggggggaaaatggggaaattggggggaaaatggggaatttgggtggaaaattggggatttttggcagaattttggagggaaaaatggggaaatttgggaaaataatggggaaatttgaggtaaaaaatggggaattttgggcaaaaatagggaatttggggggaaaatgggatttggggggaaaaatggggaattttggggaaataatggggattttgggaaaaatgggggaatttgaggtaaaaaatgggaaaatttggggggaaaaatggggcattttgggggggaagTGTGGcgaaaaaattgggaatttggacaaaaatggggaattttgaggtaaaaaattgggaatttggggtaaaaaatgggatttgggggaaaatggggaattttgaggtaaaaaattgggaaatttgggcaaaaatggggaatttggggaaaaaatgggagattgggggaaaattggggattttgtgaaagaaattgggggatttggggtgaaaaaaacggggatttaggggaaaaattggggattttgggtggaaaaatggggatttgggggaaaaaagggggaatttgggcaaaaaaggggaatttattggggaaaatggggaatttggggtaaaaaatggggattttgggggggaaaattgaggtaaaaaatggggaaatttgaggtaaaaatggggattttgaggtaaaaaatggggaattttgaggtaaaaaattgggaatttgggggaaaatggggaaatttggggtaaaaaatggggattttggggggaaaatggggatttggggggaaaaaactggggaatttgggggaaaatgggggattttgggcaaaaatgggaatttatatgggaaaatggggattgggggaaaagggggaatttggggggaaatttgggggaaaaatggggaaatttgggtgaaaaatggggattttgggggggaaaattggggattttgggaaaaaattgggcattttggggggaaaattgcaggg
This region of Agelaius phoeniceus isolate bAgePho1 unplaced genomic scaffold, bAgePho1.hap1 Scaffold_533, whole genome shotgun sequence genomic DNA includes:
- the LOC143693287 gene encoding tonsoku-like protein — its product is MAEPALRELGQSLGGLAGLARLALPNAGIGAHGIRSLCQAGAALQSLQVLDLSLNPLGPPGGRALAALLGLCPALLSLDLRGCGLTEAFPIPETSPLRALALSYNPLGRAGLRQLLRTIPARGLRSLELASVTGGDTRGDSRGDSAGDIGRDVAEYLQQPGCALCHLSLAGNHLRDGDIDELARALPACPSLLSLDLSANPGLASGTFRELLQGLGRRGPHFDANFPHFPPFFSHFPPLFPILPHFFLIFSPFFVPHCRALPACPSLLSLDLSANPGLASGSSWPSPPARPCSPWISRPIPASLPGAPAGAGPEGASF